From the genome of Alicyclobacillus sp. SO9:
GTCATCAAGTCTGTCACGGCGAGGTGTGATACACTCCATTGTTCCGTTTGGTCTGGTTCTGACATAGTGTTTCCTCCCTCTCCATGTAAATTATCAGGATCCGCTGCCATGGATGAGACGTCTTAATTAGTTCGCTACTAGTGTTTTGGCAGTCTTTCATACAGTTCGCTGCCGATTGATTGTTAGCCTGTGGAGCTTGCGTTGCAAATCTCTTATCGGCTCCTACCAACCGCCGCATAGCTGGCAGCCCACCGCCGCATAGCTTGGCAGCCACCTGCACCGGGCTGATATTTTTCAAACTTGCCATAAGAATATGCAATAGGCCCCTTGCCAATTTGAATATGGGTATCGATAAATAGTATAATTCAGTTTGTGTGGTAAAGCCAATTGCCTCACAATCAGATTACATAGGAGGTTGATGGGAATGCCGTTAGTTGGGAACCCAGCTCCAGATTTCGACATGTTGTCAACAAAGAACATGAAAACCTTGGATGAGCGTGTTAAACTGTCTGACTATAAAGGCAAGTGGTTGGTTATGTTTTTCTATCCCGCCGACTTCACTTTTGTCTGCCCGACAGAGATTATTGCGATGAATGACAGGCTGCAAGAGTTTAAAGACTTGGATGCCGAAGTTCTGGGGATTAGCACAGACAGTGTGCACAGTCACAAGGCATGGATTAATACACCAAAAGAAGACAATGGCCTGGGCGGTTTGGACTATCCGTTAGGCGGAGACTTCACGAAGGAAGTTGCCAGCAAATACGACGTGCTGGTTGAGGCTGAAGGTGTAGCACTGCGAGGTCTGTTTATTATCGATCCCGATGGCGTACTCCGCTACCAAGTGGTACACGATCTGAACATTGGCCGCAGTGTTGATGAGACCCTGCGTGTTCTCGAAGCCTTGCAAGCAGGCGGCATGTGTCCGGCAAACTGGCAGCCTGGAGATGCGTTGCTCGAAGTCTGAGGCGGTTGGCCGCTAGGGCCTGCTGCTGCCAGAAAGGGGGATCGGCCTGCGAGCCGTTCCTCTTTTTTAGCATGTGATAGAGCTGAAACGTAAATTGTCCAGCCTCGCAGCAGTTACTGTGAATGCTGTCTTTTTGAGAAAGCTGGAAACCATCATTTGGAGGTGATACTGCATGCCCATGCGACTAGGGACGGAAATGCCAACTATTGAAGGAGCAACCGAGTGGTTTAACAGCGAAGGAATGCCCGAGCTGGAGCCGGGGAAGGTAACGCTGATTCACTTTTGGGCAGTCTCCTGCCACATTTGCCATGAGACAATGCCCGAACTGATGAAAATTAAGTCCAAGTATGAAAAGGACGGTCTACAGGTTGTTGCTGTGCATATGCCGCGCTATGATGCGGACGTAGATGTTGAGAAGGTCAAGGGTGACAGGGCGGAGTACCAGATGGATCAGCCTATAGGTCTCGACCACCGCAAGGCACTGGCGACTCGATTTCAAAATGAGTACGTACCTGCTTTTTTCATTTTTGACAAGGAAGGTAAATTGAAGTTTCGTGCCGCCGGCGATCGCGGTTTTCAGAAGGTAGAACCGAAAGTGCGCGAGGCACTGGGACTTCCAAACGAGTAAACGTAGACGGTACCCTCTACACCAGAGCGGCCGGGATGTGATACCCGAGTTAAGGAACAGGTAAAGAACGGCCGCTCCCTCATTTGTCCGCCCAGATTGATGTGTCCATTTGAATTCACTTGAATTTTTGCGAGTTTTGCTCTGACTAGGTCGAGGTTTCATGAAGACTAGGCACAGTTCAGCGTTATTGACAGTTACAGTTTCACCACCTACAATGAGGATGAATAATGAATGAGTATTCATTCACTAGGAGGAGGAGGGTTATCGCAAATCGCCGGGACGAATTAAAACACGATGCGATTCTTCGTGCTGCAATTACGGTGATGGCCCAGGCGGGATACCATCATGCGCAGATTTCACGGATCGCCAAAGTGGCCGGTGTCGCTGATGGAACCGTTTACCTCTACTTCAAAAACAAAGAGGACATTTTGATTTCCTTGATTCGCAGTTGTATCAGTCAAATTGTGAAACGATCAACCGAGGAACTGCTTTCTGGTATGTCTGCCACCGAGAAACTGTCGAGGCTGGTGACCTTGTATTTCAGGGAATTAGGCAGTGATGCCGAACTTGCCATGGTCACGCAGGTACACTTGCGGCAAGTGGACGCTAATATTAGAAGGCAAATTGGAGACATCATGAAACCGTTTTACGACACGCTTGACGATGTTGTGAATCAAGGCATTGACGAAGGTATGTTTCGCCCTGGCATCAATCGTCGCCTTGCTCGGAGAATGCTGTTTGGAACCATGGATGAAACTGTGACTGCGTGGGTTTTGACCGGGAGTAAGTACGACCTGGAGGCTCAAAGTTCCGATGTCGTAGATTTACTGTTACACGGATTGACCGTATCACAGTTGGTCAAATCGGAGAGGAGTGCAAACACATGAACATATTAGTTTGTCTGAAGCAGACATTTGACACAGAAGAAAAGATTGTGGTAGAAAACGGAAGCATCAAAGAAGACGGCGTCCGGTTTGTGATTAACCCCTATGACGAATACGCAGTTGAGGAAGCCATTCGCTTGAAAGAAGAGCACGGCGGAGAAGTAACAGTGATTTCTGTAGGTCCTGAGCGTACAGAGGAAGCATTGCTGACTGCCCTGGCTATGGGTGCTGATTCTGCAGTCCTCGCCAGTGACGAGGAACTGTTTGGTGACGAATATACTGCCGCAAAAGTGCTGGCCGCAATTATAGAGGACCGTGAGTATGACATCATTCTCGGAGGGAACCAGGCCGTTGATGACGGATCCAGTCAAGTCGCGGTGCGGTTGGCAGAGGAGTTGAATATCCCTCATATTTCAACAGTTACAGAGTTGAAGGTAGACGGAGATGCCGTAACAGGCCACCGCGATGCAGAAGGCGATGAAGAAATTGTAACTGCCAAACTGCCTGTAGTCGTTACGGCTCAGCAGGGACTCAACGATCCACGTTATCCCTCACTTATCGGCATTCGCAAAGCTAAGAAGAAGCCGATGGACCGCTTGACAGCAGCTGACCTGGGCTTAAGCAAGGATGATATCGCAGCGAAAACCGCAGTAACGGAAACCTATCTTCCAAAGCCCAAGGAGGGCGGAAAGATTCTCAGCGGTGAACTTTCCGACCAAGTAAACGAATTAGTGGATGCGCTGAAGAACGTTGAAAAAGTGCTGGACTAATAAGCTGATGGACGAATGAAGCAAGAAGCAAGGCACAACATGCACAGCAAGCGCGGGAGGGGAATTTAGATGGCTAAAAACGTACTGGTTGTTGCTGACATTCGAAACGGAAAACTAAGAAATGTAACTCACGAAATGATTGGCGGAGCCCTTGCCATCGCGGCAGGCGGTGAAGTGAGCGTCGCGTTGATTGGTGAAAGCGTATCAGGGCTCGCAGAGGGACTGGGCAATCTCGGTGCAGACAAGGTCTATGCGGTAGAATCTGACTCACTGAAGGACTATACACCTGCAGCCTATCGAAAGGCTCTGATGGAGGTTTATAACACCGCGTCTCCAGAAGTTATTCTCCTGGCACACTCGGCCGTTGGAAAAGACCTAGCGCCAATGATAGCAATGCGTCTTGGTACGGGCCAAGTCTCCGACGTTGTGGGTATGGAGGTCGAAGGCGATGAATTGGTGTTTACCCGCCCCATCTACGCAGGTAAGGCTTTTACCAAAGTGACGGTGAACAGCACCCCGGTTGTGGCCACAATTCGTCCCAACAACCTGCCCCCTGCAGAAGCAGGAAAAGGGAAGGCCGGATCTGTCGAGAACCTGGACGTTTCCTTTGAACAAGCTGACCTAAACACTGTCATTCAGGAGATTATCAAGAAGACATCAACCGGAGTCGATTTGACAGAAGCCAAGATTATTGTGTCCGGCGGCCGCGGTGTGAAAAGCAAGGAGGGTTTTGAACCCCTGCAGGAGTTGGCTGATGTGCTTGGTGCCGCGGTGGGTGCATCGCGTGGAGCGTGCGATGCGGAATACTGCGACTACTCCCTGCAAATTGGTCAAACAGGAAAAGTGGTCACACCGGATTTGTATATTGCGTGCGGCATTTCAGGAGCCATTCAACACCTGGCCGGTATGTCCAATTCCAAGGTGATTGTGGCGGTTAATAAAGACCCTGAAGCTCCGATTTTCCAAGTAGCAGATTACGGCATTGTCGGAGACTTGTTCGAGGTTGTACCGTTGATGACGAAGGCACTGAAAGAGGCTTTAGCATAGCGGTCGGACACCCGTGCAGACATCGACAATAGATAGAAAACAGGCTCTCCTCTGTGCTAGAGAGAGCCTGTTTTCTGTCTCAGAGCCTATTTGTAAAGGTGTTCAAAATGACGGTGACAGTTCCTTAACGGCAGATTCCAATTGTGCTAGTGCTTTCTCCAGAAGCATTCTCGGACAAGCCAAGTTCATTCGCATAAAGCCAGTCCCTTCCTCGCCAAACATACTTCCTTCATTGAGGGCAATCCCTGCAGTATGCGTCATGAAGGATTTGAGTTCTTCCTGGGATAACCCGAGCTTGCGGCAATCAAGCCATACTAAATAAGTCCCTTGCGGCTTTGTCAGGCTGATTTGCGGGATGCGGCTGTGCAGCGTCTTATCCAGGTACTTGATGTTCTCGTCGATATACTGCAAGAGCCCTTCAAGCCATGGTTCACCTTCTTGATAGGCTGTCTGTAATGCCACCTTGGCGAGAATGTCAGGTCTGCCAATGTGGAACTTATCCAACGTTGCGATATACTGCTTTCTGAGTTTCTCGTCAGGTATGATTGCGATGGCTGCATGAAACCCTGCTAAATTAAAGGTCTTACTTGGGGCCACAAATGTGACTGAGCGACGGGTCAACTCGCCACCGAGGGAAGCATACGGTGTATGCGTGAAACCTGGCAGAATTAAGTCGGAGTGAATTTCATCAGCAATCACGAATGCGTCGTATTTCTCACATAGTTCTCCAAAAGAGCGCAGTTCGTCTCTGGTCCAGACACGTCCCACAGGGTTATGCGGGCTGCACAAAACGACGACTTTCACCCCAGACTGCAGGATTTCCTCCAAGTTTTCCAAGTCCATGACATACTGACCATTTTCGACCTTAAGCGAGTTTGTTACGGGGGTACGACCTAAATTAGTAATGATTTTTTTAAACGGGTGATACACGGGTGTCTGAATTACGACGCTGTCATCAGGATTGGTTACTAGACTTAATATGTAGGCAAATGCAGCGAGAACACCAGGGGCGTGTGTCAACCATTCGGTTTCAACCGGCCACCCATGGCGTTTTTGCAGCCAGTGCTGCACTGTTTGGTAGTAATCGTCCGGTAAGCCGCCGTAACCGTAAATTCCGTGCTGAATCCGTGTCGTCAATGCGTCTATGACAGGCTGCGGAGCAGGAAAATCCATGTCAGCAACCCACATGGGAATAGCATTCTTGTTTTCGTATATGGCTTCTCTGCCACTCCATTTCATAGAATCGGTGGCTGTGCGGTCAATGAACTCGTCAAACCTAGGGTCCAAGACAAATTCTCCTCTCAAGCTGACTCAAATTCAGGTGACTCAAATCAAGCTGATTCAAAAAGACTGCTGACAGACCAGCAGTCATGGGTGGAAACAGGATTACCGTATTGTAGTTGTAACTGCCGCTGCAGAAGCTGCATTAGCCGACGGGAATGCAGGTTGCGGCTTAAATGTTTCGTAGGCAACAATCACCAGTGCAATGACCATTAAAATAAGAAAGTATCTTCTCATTACAATATTCCTCCATCATCAGTACAAACCTAAGGTTGTCCTTCGAATACTTACTTATTGTATCAAACCACTGATTATTGTGCACAACTTTCCTCCTCTCATGCGTTGCCTCCGAAACGCTCCTGCGAGTAAACTGTTAAGAAAGGAGTGTGCGGTTATGGATCCGTTGGAATGGACTCATCAATGGGACAATTACGAAATGATGATGTATGTTGAAACGGAGGGGGAACACACCGGGATCTTCATGCAAGTATCACAGCGTGATAAGCGCGACGGTGCTGAAGAATGGGAAATTCTCTATAATCGGAAATTGAGTGACTATAGTCCTGAGGCAGGCCGTGGGAAAACAGATTTTGCAGAGTGGGAGGATGCTGTGCTTCGGGATTATTTGCATCAACACCCGCATCTGGTACGGGACGAAAAGGCGTATTTCGAAACGCGAATGGCAGGTGAGGCGCATGAGTAAACGAACCCATCACAATCGGGCGGCTTCTGCGGAAAATGATAAGCCGGATTACGCCGCCGACTATCCGGTTCAAAAAGCGAAGGCAGAAAAGAAAGAAGACGACAAGGCTCATGTTCAAGAACACTTGCAGGGCAGTGTTTTGGAAGAACTGAGCCGGCTCAAATCCAAGTTGGAGAAAGAAGCCGCGTCAGCGGACACCAAGGGAGAAAAATTGCAACGGGGTTCCCCGTCATTGCGTCAGGACAAACGTGCTGGTTCGTCCAAGCAAGTAAGGGAAACGCCGGACGAAAAGAAGTCTTTTGCCGAGTTGTTTGAGCCTCAGGAAGAAGAAGATGTGTCTTTCGAAGATATCCTGAAGGAGTCCAAACTGGACTGGCGTAAGTTCAAGTGAGCATTCGTTGGTGTTTGGAGACAGACGACCGAAT
Proteins encoded in this window:
- a CDS encoding peroxiredoxin; translated protein: MGMPLVGNPAPDFDMLSTKNMKTLDERVKLSDYKGKWLVMFFYPADFTFVCPTEIIAMNDRLQEFKDLDAEVLGISTDSVHSHKAWINTPKEDNGLGGLDYPLGGDFTKEVASKYDVLVEAEGVALRGLFIIDPDGVLRYQVVHDLNIGRSVDETLRVLEALQAGGMCPANWQPGDALLEV
- a CDS encoding TlpA disulfide reductase family protein: MPMRLGTEMPTIEGATEWFNSEGMPELEPGKVTLIHFWAVSCHICHETMPELMKIKSKYEKDGLQVVAVHMPRYDADVDVEKVKGDRAEYQMDQPIGLDHRKALATRFQNEYVPAFFIFDKEGKLKFRAAGDRGFQKVEPKVREALGLPNE
- a CDS encoding TetR/AcrR family transcriptional regulator encodes the protein MNEYSFTRRRRVIANRRDELKHDAILRAAITVMAQAGYHHAQISRIAKVAGVADGTVYLYFKNKEDILISLIRSCISQIVKRSTEELLSGMSATEKLSRLVTLYFRELGSDAELAMVTQVHLRQVDANIRRQIGDIMKPFYDTLDDVVNQGIDEGMFRPGINRRLARRMLFGTMDETVTAWVLTGSKYDLEAQSSDVVDLLLHGLTVSQLVKSERSANT
- a CDS encoding electron transfer flavoprotein subunit beta/FixA family protein; protein product: MNILVCLKQTFDTEEKIVVENGSIKEDGVRFVINPYDEYAVEEAIRLKEEHGGEVTVISVGPERTEEALLTALAMGADSAVLASDEELFGDEYTAAKVLAAIIEDREYDIILGGNQAVDDGSSQVAVRLAEELNIPHISTVTELKVDGDAVTGHRDAEGDEEIVTAKLPVVVTAQQGLNDPRYPSLIGIRKAKKKPMDRLTAADLGLSKDDIAAKTAVTETYLPKPKEGGKILSGELSDQVNELVDALKNVEKVLD
- a CDS encoding electron transfer flavoprotein subunit alpha/FixB family protein — protein: MAKNVLVVADIRNGKLRNVTHEMIGGALAIAAGGEVSVALIGESVSGLAEGLGNLGADKVYAVESDSLKDYTPAAYRKALMEVYNTASPEVILLAHSAVGKDLAPMIAMRLGTGQVSDVVGMEVEGDELVFTRPIYAGKAFTKVTVNSTPVVATIRPNNLPPAEAGKGKAGSVENLDVSFEQADLNTVIQEIIKKTSTGVDLTEAKIIVSGGRGVKSKEGFEPLQELADVLGAAVGASRGACDAEYCDYSLQIGQTGKVVTPDLYIACGISGAIQHLAGMSNSKVIVAVNKDPEAPIFQVADYGIVGDLFEVVPLMTKALKEALA
- a CDS encoding MalY/PatB family protein → MDPRFDEFIDRTATDSMKWSGREAIYENKNAIPMWVADMDFPAPQPVIDALTTRIQHGIYGYGGLPDDYYQTVQHWLQKRHGWPVETEWLTHAPGVLAAFAYILSLVTNPDDSVVIQTPVYHPFKKIITNLGRTPVTNSLKVENGQYVMDLENLEEILQSGVKVVVLCSPHNPVGRVWTRDELRSFGELCEKYDAFVIADEIHSDLILPGFTHTPYASLGGELTRRSVTFVAPSKTFNLAGFHAAIAIIPDEKLRKQYIATLDKFHIGRPDILAKVALQTAYQEGEPWLEGLLQYIDENIKYLDKTLHSRIPQISLTKPQGTYLVWLDCRKLGLSQEELKSFMTHTAGIALNEGSMFGEEGTGFMRMNLACPRMLLEKALAQLESAVKELSPSF